From one Rhodoferax sp. PAMC 29310 genomic stretch:
- a CDS encoding diguanylate cyclase: MKTSIALINKLLRGWVFFWAAGLMSFGLFAQSMASDTFPGFTLSEAGPARIDVATRMGVLIDPDRTMTPDQVTRSQTGWQTINRTAPNFGFTSDAYWFRFDLQNTSVRPVNRLVEVPIPFLDEVRLYHLVDGMLTTTYALGDAQPFALRPVRHPHFVMPLKLLPGSNQIYLRLASTGTIEASVRVWEPLAFQVASQDESLLQGGFAGVLLIMVIYNLFLFFSIRDLSYIYFIGFVSSYLLFHLSLSGYAFAYLWPDAVTWNSYAISTFAASSALFTCLFANSFLKLRHASVAAFLLLNALAVISALLTVSTFFLPYSVTIRIGASLAIPVALIALLLGYWLWWRGAKFARFYCLAWTAVLIGLLVLAAEKFGLVPNGFWSNNAPQIGILVQVVLLSITLADRINADRSLRLEAQSEALDIERAARASQTALIAAQEHANVELEKRVQARTNDLNQTLEKLQIANTRLQHLSTTDGLTQISNRAFFDQSLQTEHRRAARLGTSLSVILFDIDHFKKINDSYGHPAGDECLRAVGEVLRSKMLRAEDVVARYGGEEFVLLRVNASLTNSIAVAEELRVEIENLRLDINGHPIQFTASFGVAIDMPTGNSSPQDLVSEADKALYQAKSDGRNRVQVAAT; encoded by the coding sequence TTGAAAACTTCCATCGCACTCATCAACAAGCTCCTGCGCGGGTGGGTGTTTTTTTGGGCCGCCGGGTTGATGTCGTTCGGCCTGTTCGCGCAGAGTATGGCGTCAGACACCTTTCCGGGTTTCACCCTCTCAGAGGCTGGCCCGGCACGCATTGATGTCGCCACACGCATGGGCGTGTTGATTGACCCGGATCGAACGATGACGCCGGATCAAGTCACGAGATCTCAAACGGGCTGGCAGACAATCAACCGCACTGCGCCTAATTTTGGCTTCACCAGTGATGCCTATTGGTTCCGATTCGACCTGCAGAATACCTCCGTTCGCCCGGTGAATCGCCTGGTTGAGGTGCCCATTCCGTTTCTTGATGAGGTTCGGCTCTACCACCTGGTAGACGGTATGCTGACGACCACCTATGCCTTGGGCGATGCCCAGCCTTTCGCCCTTCGTCCCGTGCGTCATCCTCACTTTGTCATGCCGCTCAAACTGCTGCCGGGCAGCAACCAGATTTACCTGCGACTGGCCTCCACCGGCACCATCGAAGCCTCCGTCAGAGTGTGGGAGCCACTGGCGTTTCAAGTCGCCAGCCAAGATGAAAGCCTGTTGCAAGGGGGGTTCGCTGGCGTACTGTTGATCATGGTGATCTACAACCTGTTTTTGTTTTTCTCGATTCGTGACCTGAGCTACATCTACTTCATTGGATTTGTCAGCAGCTACCTGCTGTTTCACCTGTCACTGTCGGGTTACGCCTTTGCCTACCTGTGGCCTGACGCGGTGACCTGGAACAGTTATGCCATTTCAACTTTCGCCGCCAGTTCAGCGCTGTTCACCTGTTTATTTGCCAATAGTTTTTTAAAGCTTCGGCACGCCTCGGTAGCGGCCTTCCTGTTGCTAAATGCCTTGGCTGTGATCAGTGCCCTCTTGACTGTTTCGACCTTCTTTCTGCCCTACAGTGTCACGATTCGAATCGGCGCTTCTCTAGCGATCCCTGTGGCCTTGATCGCACTGCTGCTCGGCTATTGGCTCTGGTGGCGCGGTGCCAAATTTGCACGCTTTTACTGCCTGGCATGGACCGCAGTGCTGATTGGCCTGTTGGTATTGGCGGCCGAAAAATTTGGGTTGGTTCCCAATGGGTTCTGGAGCAACAATGCCCCCCAAATTGGCATTCTGGTGCAGGTGGTGCTGTTGTCCATCACCCTGGCTGACCGCATCAACGCGGACCGCTCTTTGCGCCTTGAAGCTCAGTCGGAAGCGCTGGACATTGAGCGAGCCGCTCGCGCCTCGCAGACGGCCCTGATTGCAGCCCAGGAACACGCCAATGTGGAACTGGAAAAACGCGTGCAGGCCCGCACCAATGATCTGAACCAGACGCTGGAAAAGCTCCAAATCGCCAACACTCGTCTGCAGCACCTGTCCACCACGGACGGGCTCACCCAAATCAGCAACCGCGCCTTTTTTGATCAGTCCTTGCAAACTGAGCATCGTCGCGCGGCCCGCCTGGGCACCTCCTTGTCGGTCATTCTTTTCGACATTGACCATTTCAAAAAAATTAATGACTCCTACGGCCACCCGGCGGGTGACGAATGCTTGCGTGCCGTTGGCGAGGTGCTTCGCAGCAAAATGCTGCGCGCCGAAGACGTGGTGGCCCGCTATGGCGGCGAGGAGTTTGTGCTGCTGCGAGTGAACGCCAGTTTGACGAACTCCATCGCCGTGGCCGAGGAACTTCGCGTTGAGATTGAAAACCTGCGCCTTGACATTAACGGCCACCCCATCCAGTTCACCGCAAGCTTTGGTGTGGCCATCGACATGCCCACCGGCAACTCCAGCCCGCAAGACTTGGTGAGTGAGGCAGACAAGGCGCTTTACCAAGCCAAGAGCGACGGCCGCAATCGCGTGCAGGTCGCTGCGACCTAG
- the glp gene encoding gephyrin-like molybdotransferase Glp, whose amino-acid sequence MKTIDDIAAELAGYDPQALNVNTVNTFLGELVEPITEQEEVDIFEALGRVLASDVISPISVPPHDNSAMDGYAFDGAQLSATQPLVLQVVGTALAGKAWQGTVDAGDCVKIMTGAIMPPGLDTVVPQEFVTEGQTDTGKGCVTLPAGLLRTGDNRRKLGEDLMEGKPALQKGELLTPAALGLVASLGIEKLTVLRKLRVAYFSTGNEILSLGETPREGAVFDSNRYIVFGLLTRMGCEVIDLGVIPDEPDALEAAFVGAAEQSDAIITSGGVSVGEADYTKAMMKKLGDVAFWKIAMRPGRPMAVGQIFREKLATSPYVSTEAQYAIDSTLSSTDKAILFGLPGNPVAVMVTFLAFVRPALLQMMGAKADPLPLLKARSLEPIRKKPGRTEYQRGCVTTAAHGALWVKTTGSQGSGVLSSMVQANGLIVLHHDQGNVAPGDEVDVMMFNGVI is encoded by the coding sequence ATGAAAACAATTGACGACATTGCCGCTGAACTGGCCGGCTACGACCCGCAAGCCCTGAACGTCAACACGGTCAACACCTTTCTGGGCGAGCTGGTGGAACCCATCACCGAGCAAGAAGAGGTTGATATTTTTGAAGCGCTGGGCCGGGTGCTGGCCAGCGACGTGATCTCCCCCATCAGCGTGCCACCGCACGACAACTCGGCCATGGACGGCTATGCCTTTGATGGCGCGCAACTGTCGGCCACGCAACCCCTGGTGTTGCAGGTGGTGGGCACGGCCTTGGCCGGCAAGGCCTGGCAAGGCACGGTCGACGCGGGCGACTGCGTGAAGATCATGACGGGCGCCATCATGCCGCCCGGCCTGGACACGGTGGTGCCGCAAGAGTTTGTGACTGAGGGGCAAACCGACACCGGCAAAGGCTGCGTCACCCTGCCTGCAGGCTTGCTGCGCACCGGCGACAACCGCCGCAAGCTGGGCGAAGACCTGATGGAGGGCAAGCCCGCACTACAAAAAGGAGAGCTTCTTACGCCCGCTGCATTGGGGCTAGTGGCCAGTTTGGGCATTGAGAAACTCACTGTGTTGCGCAAGCTGCGGGTGGCGTACTTCTCCACCGGCAACGAGATACTGAGCTTGGGCGAGACGCCACGCGAGGGCGCGGTGTTTGACAGTAACCGCTACATCGTTTTCGGGCTGCTGACCCGCATGGGCTGCGAGGTGATTGACCTGGGCGTGATCCCGGACGAGCCCGACGCGCTGGAAGCCGCCTTTGTGGGCGCCGCCGAGCAGTCCGACGCCATCATCACCAGCGGCGGCGTGAGCGTGGGTGAGGCCGACTACACCAAGGCGATGATGAAAAAGCTGGGCGACGTGGCCTTCTGGAAGATTGCCATGCGCCCCGGCCGGCCCATGGCCGTGGGTCAGATTTTCAGAGAGAAGTTGGCCACGAGCCCTTATGTCTCGACCGAGGCTCAATACGCAATTGACAGCACCTTGAGCAGCACGGACAAAGCCATTTTGTTCGGCCTGCCTGGCAATCCGGTCGCAGTCATGGTCACCTTTCTGGCTTTTGTTCGCCCCGCGTTGCTGCAGATGATGGGCGCCAAGGCAGATCCCCTGCCTTTGCTAAAGGCCCGCAGCCTAGAGCCCATTCGCAAGAAGCCTGGCCGCACCGAATACCAGCGTGGCTGTGTCACCACGGCGGCGCATGGTGCGCTGTGGGTCAAAACCACCGGCAGCCAGGGCTCTGGCGTGCTCAGCTCCATGGTGCAAGCCAATGGCTTGATCGTGCTCCACCATGACCAAGGCAACGTCGCCCCTGGCGACGAGGTGGATGTGATGATGTTCAACGGCGTGATCTAA
- the mobA gene encoding molybdenum cofactor guanylyltransferase MobA has product MINPIDITGLILAGGRGSRMGGVDKGLQNFNGMPLALHTLTRLQMGGGVGTILINANRNLSAYESFGADVWPDGLADYAGPLAGFLTGLERCETPYLVTVPCDTPLLPLDLVPRLAQALDEQDADIAMVGALETDQHGQSKVRPQPVFCMMRVGLLESLVRFTQDGGRKIDAWTALHKTVIVPFDSPADDPQAFANANTLADLRQLESPAV; this is encoded by the coding sequence TTGATCAACCCAATCGACATTACTGGCCTGATTTTGGCCGGCGGACGCGGCTCCCGCATGGGCGGCGTGGACAAAGGACTGCAGAACTTCAATGGCATGCCGCTGGCCCTGCACACGCTCACCCGGCTGCAAATGGGCGGCGGTGTGGGCACTATTTTGATTAACGCCAATCGCAACCTCTCCGCTTACGAGTCGTTTGGCGCCGACGTCTGGCCCGATGGTCTGGCGGATTACGCCGGCCCTCTGGCCGGTTTCTTGACCGGCCTGGAGCGCTGCGAAACACCATATTTGGTGACCGTGCCCTGCGACACCCCACTGCTGCCGCTGGATCTGGTGCCTCGCCTGGCGCAGGCGCTGGACGAGCAAGACGCCGACATTGCCATGGTGGGCGCGCTCGAGACCGATCAACACGGCCAGAGCAAAGTGCGTCCGCAGCCGGTGTTTTGCATGATGCGCGTGGGCCTGCTGGAGAGCCTGGTGCGCTTCACGCAAGACGGTGGACGCAAGATTGACGCCTGGACCGCGCTGCACAAAACCGTCATCGTCCCCTTTGACTCCCCCGCCGATGACCCGCAGGCCTTTGCCAACGCCAACACCCTGGCCGATTTGCGGCAACTGGAATCCCCCGCCGTATGA
- the moaA gene encoding GTP 3',8-cyclase MoaA, with protein MTERHPPRVVPLVDQRSSSLTTPAAAFSPETRLAANGLITDKRQRALRDLRISVTDRCNFRCNYCMPKEIFDKDYAYLPHSALLSFEEITRMARVFVAHGVQKIRLTGGEPLLRKNIEALIEQLSALRTLDGQPLDLTLTTNGSLLARKARALKAAGLQRVTVSLDGLDDAVFRSMNDVDFPVSDVLAGIEAAREAGLGPIKINMVVKRGTNEHEILPMARRFKDTGIVLRFIEYMDVGATNGWRMNEVMPSAEVVQLIHAELPLVQLDPSSPGETAERWGYANAAGQHDKTAGEVGVISSVTQAFCGDCNRARLSTEGKLFLCLFASQGYDLRALVRNNPSDVDLTSAVAHIWQGRTDSYSELRSAMAPDTGLGQRRVEMSYIGG; from the coding sequence ATGACTGAACGTCACCCTCCTCGCGTTGTGCCACTGGTTGACCAGCGATCCAGCTCACTAACCACGCCCGCCGCCGCGTTTTCACCCGAGACCCGGCTGGCGGCCAACGGCCTGATCACAGACAAGCGCCAGCGCGCCCTTCGGGATTTGCGCATCAGCGTGACGGACCGTTGCAACTTTCGCTGCAACTACTGCATGCCGAAGGAAATCTTTGACAAAGACTACGCCTACCTGCCGCACTCTGCGCTGTTGTCGTTTGAGGAAATCACCCGCATGGCGCGGGTGTTTGTAGCCCATGGCGTGCAAAAGATTCGCCTCACAGGCGGCGAGCCGCTCTTGCGCAAAAACATCGAAGCCTTGATTGAACAGCTCTCCGCCCTGCGCACCCTGGATGGCCAGCCGCTGGACCTGACGCTGACCACCAACGGCTCCTTGCTGGCCCGCAAAGCCCGTGCCCTGAAGGCCGCGGGGCTGCAACGCGTGACGGTCAGCCTCGACGGGCTGGACGACGCGGTGTTTCGCAGCATGAATGATGTGGACTTCCCGGTGTCCGACGTGCTGGCGGGCATTGAGGCCGCGCGGGAAGCCGGCCTGGGGCCAATCAAGATCAATATGGTGGTGAAACGCGGCACCAACGAGCATGAAATCTTGCCGATGGCCCGGCGCTTCAAGGACACGGGCATTGTGCTGCGCTTCATTGAGTACATGGACGTGGGCGCCACCAACGGCTGGCGCATGAACGAAGTGATGCCCTCTGCCGAGGTGGTGCAGCTGATTCATGCGGAACTGCCCTTGGTCCAGCTTGACCCGTCCAGCCCCGGCGAGACGGCTGAGCGCTGGGGCTATGCCAACGCGGCGGGCCAGCACGACAAGACTGCGGGTGAGGTTGGCGTCATTAGCAGCGTCACCCAGGCGTTTTGCGGCGATTGCAACCGGGCCCGCCTGTCCACCGAGGGCAAGCTGTTTTTATGCCTGTTTGCCTCACAAGGTTACGACCTGCGCGCGCTGGTCCGCAACAACCCGTCGGATGTGGATTTGACCTCTGCGGTGGCCCACATCTGGCAGGGGCGCACCGACAGTTATTCCGAATTAAGAAGCGCCATGGCACCCGACACCGGACTCGGCCAGCGGCGCGTTGAAATGAGTTACATAGGAGGCTGA
- a CDS encoding HDOD domain-containing protein produces MKLEELLASSEHLPSIPKVIALLLNELSRDEPDLRKITQMINTDPVLTTRLLRLANSAQFQLANKISSVSEALALLGLRQVHSLATAAAVAGAFKGIQGMDMNAFWRYSLNVARLSRSLAGLAKQNQAAAFTAGLIHATGELVMRLALSAEMTAMDATVPPLGLKRASAERKLLGYSFAQVGAGFSREWQFPQPIVDALEHQDAPFDNDVYEPLAGVLHLAVWRSRAREDRLEEQRLIYYFPDRVALALKLDRDMVFGEDPLEWSSQADVDVML; encoded by the coding sequence ATGAAACTTGAAGAATTGCTTGCATCCAGCGAGCACTTGCCCAGCATCCCGAAAGTGATTGCCTTGCTGCTCAACGAATTGAGTCGCGATGAGCCCGATTTGCGAAAAATCACGCAAATGATCAACACTGATCCGGTGCTCACCACGCGGCTGTTGCGCTTGGCCAATTCGGCCCAGTTCCAACTGGCCAACAAAATCAGCAGCGTGTCTGAAGCCTTGGCGTTGTTGGGTCTGCGCCAGGTCCATTCGCTGGCCACTGCGGCGGCGGTGGCCGGCGCCTTCAAGGGCATTCAGGGCATGGACATGAACGCGTTCTGGCGCTACAGCCTGAACGTGGCCCGGTTGTCCCGATCGCTCGCGGGCCTGGCCAAGCAGAACCAGGCGGCGGCCTTCACAGCCGGTTTGATTCACGCCACTGGCGAACTGGTCATGCGTTTGGCGTTGTCGGCGGAGATGACGGCCATGGACGCCACCGTGCCGCCGCTGGGGCTGAAGCGCGCCTCGGCGGAGCGAAAACTGCTCGGTTACAGCTTTGCCCAAGTGGGCGCAGGTTTTTCCAGGGAGTGGCAGTTTCCTCAGCCCATTGTGGATGCGCTGGAACATCAGGACGCGCCCTTTGACAACGACGTCTATGAACCCCTCGCAGGGGTGTTGCATCTGGCTGTTTGGCGCTCTCGCGCCCGTGAAGACCGGCTGGAGGAGCAGCGTCTGATCTATTATTTTCCGGATCGTGTCGCCCTGGCCTTGAAGCTGGACCGCGACATGGTGTTTGGAGAAGACCCGCTGGAGTGGAGTTCACAGGCCGACGTTGACGTCATGCTGTGA